The region actgccctgtgcccaccacagccccacagctgccacaccctcctgcccccagctcacctggctctgTCCGGCCACAGGCCACGACACTGTCATAGCCAGCAGGCGGCTGACACAGCGTGGGGTCATCGCGGGTGATGCGGTAGGGCTTGCCCAGGGCCACCTCCGTCAGGAACATGATGCCAACCCTCTTAGATGTACAGCCCACTGCCAGGGCAGAAAGGGATGGCAATGATAGCACCACCCCTGCTACTCCCATCTGGTTGTGCCCAGGTCAcgctgggacacagggaccaATGGCTAT is a window of Ficedula albicollis isolate OC2 unplaced genomic scaffold, FicAlb1.5 N07673, whole genome shotgun sequence DNA encoding:
- the LOC101813280 gene encoding poly [ADP-ribose] polymerase 3-like, encoding MGVAGVVLSLPSLSALAVGCTSKRVGIMFLTEVALGKPYRITRDDPTLCQPPAGYDSVVACGRTEPDPAQDEEVLLDGKKVLVCQGKPIPMAAYKDSSFSQSEYLIYQESQCRIRYLVQLCF